The Maylandia zebra isolate NMK-2024a linkage group LG7, Mzebra_GT3a, whole genome shotgun sequence genome contains a region encoding:
- the LOC143419328 gene encoding coxsackievirus and adenovirus receptor-like — MSASLCSTLLFVGVFVFVSADQKIITAESGQNVTLPCRAPNNNIILGVEWNRADLETQYVLFYRDNLFDPDEQHPSSKDRVGLQDRQMKDGDVSLILKNVTINDTGTYECRVKTEKKCRENQSNVIKEPILNENAFSSITLIVVPPGQTGGDTEDGGKEDGGKEDGGKEDGSVGMIVGLTVPALLLFTGVVGFLIYRKHKRQSQGPY, encoded by the exons ATGTCTGCGTCGCTCTGCTCGACTTTGCTGTTTGTCGGTGTCTTCGtgtttgtctctgcag accaaaaaatcatcacagctgagtctggacagAACGTCACTCTGCCATGTCGAGCTCCAAATAACAACATCATCTTAGGTGTAGAGTGGAACAGAGCTGACCTGGAGACACAATATGTGCTTTTTTACCGAGATAACCTGTTTGATCCAGATGAACAGCATCCATCTTCTAAGGACCGGGTGggtctgcaggacagacagatgaaggatggagacgtgtctttgattctgaagaatgtgacgattaatgacactggaacatacgagtgtcgtgtcaagacagaaaaaaaatgtagagaGAATCAATCAAATGTaatcaaagaaccaattttaaatgaaaacgcATTCAGCAGCATCACACTGATTGTCGtacctccag gtcagacaggaggagacacagaggatggagggaaggaggatggagggaaggaggatggagggaaggaggatggaTCTGTTGGAATGATCGTTGGCCTGACAGTACCTGCTCTGCTTCTTTTTACtggtgttgttggttttttgatCTACAGAAAACATAAACGACAGAGTCAGGGTCCATACTAG